In the genome of Candidatus Desulfatibia profunda, the window TCTTTATATTCTGACTCGTTGCTCCAGACATATATCAGGACATGGCTCCCAAGCCAAGATGTCTTTCTTAACCTTTTCCATCGAATAAAAGACCGATCATTTCGTCAAACTTGGCCGCAAGATTTAAGACTTCCTTTGGCGGAATCTCTCTGATGACCTTTCCGGTTGATTCATCCCTCACAACGATCATTGTCTGGCCGGAGGCTTCATGAACTGAAAATTGCAGATCGACATTATGCATAACCTTTAAATTTTTCTGAACATCGGCAGCCAGTGCCTGCAGGTGAACCGGATTCGGCTCCTGAACCGGCTTTTCAGCCGTTTCATCTTTCGGAAGCATACCCATCTGGGCCGGAAGATTTGCCTGGGCTGGGAGAGCCATCCCGTTTTTCGTATTTTTTACAGGTGCAACCGACATAAGTTCATTCCTTCCCTACAGATCTTATCGGCAGCATCTTAAAAAAACTTTAGGGAAAATTGGGCAGCTTTCAAACAATAGCAAAAGCACTTA includes:
- a CDS encoding flagellar protein FlaG yields the protein MSVAPVKNTKNGMALPAQANLPAQMGMLPKDETAEKPVQEPNPVHLQALAADVQKNLKVMHNVDLQFSVHEASGQTMIVVRDESTGKVIREIPPKEVLNLAAKFDEMIGLLFDGKG